The genomic interval GCGCACGCACCGTGATCGGCCGCGGGACCGACGCCGACATCACCATCGCCGATGCCGGCTCCAGCCGCCGCCACGCCGAGATCCTCTGGGACGGCGAGCGCGCGATGCTGCGCGACCTCGGCTCCACGAACGGCACGAAGATCGACGGACAGAAGGTGCGCGAGGCTGCGCTGACGCCAGACACGTCGTTCACGATCGGGCGCACGGAGCTGACGTTCCGCGTGGTCCCGGTCACGCACAAGGGAGCCATTCATGAGTGAACTGATGCTCCTGCTGCTGCGGGTCGGCTTCCTGGTGATGCTGTGGTTCTTCGTCTTCGGCGTCGTCTACTCGCTGCGCGCGGACCTGTTCGGCGTCCGGGTCCGCAAGATGCCGGCCGGTGAAGCTGGCGCGGTTCCCGTGGCATCCACCCCCGCTCGTCCCCCGCGACCCAGCGGCGCCGGCGTCAAGGGCGCAACCCACCTCGTGATCACGTCCGGACCCAAAGTCGGTCTCGAAGTGCCCCTCGGCACCGCGGACTCCATGTCGATCGGCCGCTCCAGCGAATCGGGCCTCGTCATCCGCGACGACTACACCTCCAGCCACCACGCCCGGCTCTCCCGTCGCGGTGACATCTGGACTCTGCAGGACCTCGGCTCGACCAACGGCACGTTCCTCGACGGGCAGCGCCTGAGCGACGCCCCGGTGCAGGTCGCCATCGGCACGCCCATCAAGGTCGGCGCCACGACATTCGAGCTGCGAGCGTAAGGGCCCCGCACCGCAATGGTCTTCGAGGGCTCGAGCGCTGCGATCTCCCACACCGGGAAGGTCCGCTCCAACAACCAGGATTCCGGATATTCCGGCGCGAACCTGTTCGTCGTCGCAGACGGCATGGGCGGTCACGCCGGCGGCGACGTCGCCTCGACCATCGCCATCGGCCGGATGGAAGCCCTCGACAAGGCCTACGCCGACACCGATGACGCCCAGGCGTCACTGCAGGCCGCCGCGACCACAGCCGCCACCGACCTCGTGCGCGCATCGAAGGAGCGCCCTGAGCTCGCCGGCCTCGGCACCACGCTCAGCGCCATCATCATGGTCGATGACTACGCCGTCATCGGACACATCGGCGACTCGCGCATCTACCTGTACCGCGACGACGCGCTCACCCAGATCACCACCGACCACACGTTCGTGCAGAGACTGGTGGACTCCGGCCGCATCACGCTGGAAGAGGCCAGGTACCACCCGCGCCGCTCGGTGCTGATGCGCGTGCTCAGCGACATGGACATCGCCCCCGACCTGGACATGTTCGTCATGCCCACCCAGCCGGGCGACCGCTGGATGCTGTGCTCCGACGGTCTGTCCGGCGTCGTCGACGAACTGCACATCGCCAAGGTGATGAGCCTGGGGCTGGCACCTGGCCGCACCGCCGACAACCTGCTCAAGCAGGCCCTCGACGGCGGCGCACCCGACAACGTCACCGTCGTGCTCGTGGACGTCGGCGGCGCCCACCCGCTCTCGTCGGGCACGCCGACGATCGTCGGTGCGGCATCCAACCCCTCCGACCTGCCGGTGCCCACCGCACGCCCCTCGCTCAGCAGCTGGTTGCACCCGGTGCGCCAGGCCGCCAACGAGCCCAGCCACTTCGAACCCGACTCGGACTACTTCGAGGAGATCATCGAAGAGGATCGTCGCCGCGCGCGGCGACGGCGGGCCGCATGGCTGGTCGGGCTGTTCCTCGCGATCCTCGCCCTCGTCGGCGCGGGGATGCTGGCGTACAACTGGACCCAGACCCGCTACTTCGTCGGTGCTGACGACGACAGCGTGGTGATCTTCCGCGGGGTGCAGCAGAGCCTCGGACCGATCTCGCTGTCGACCGAGGTGCATGACACGCAGATCCTGTTGGCCGACCTGCCGACGTATCAGCGGGACTCTGTCGAACGGACCATCAATGCGCGCTCGTTCGCGGACGCGGTGGCGATCACCGAGCGCCTTCGGGGCAGCGTGCTCGCCCCGGTTCCCGAATCGACTCCCGTCCCCGAGATCGACCCCAGCGCGACGCCGACGCCTGGCGCGACGACGCCTGCCGCAACGACGGAGGTGCCGACGCCATGACCGACGTGAGTGCAGACACCAGCGTCGTACGCGCGCTGAAGAAGATCAGGATGCCGCAGAAGCAGCGCAACCGGGAGTTCTGGCTGCTGCTGTTCGCCTGTGTGATCTCGGGTTCGGCCCTCACGCTGGTGCAGCTGGGCGCGCTCGGCTCGGTCGACCCGATGATCCTCGTGATCGGCGGCGGCCTTGCCCTGCTGGTGTTCGCCCTGCACGTGGTGCTGCGCGTGGTGGCATCCGATGCCGACCCGTTCGTGCTGCCGATCGCGACGGTGCTCACCGGGCTCGGCATCGCGATGATCTACCGCATCGACATCGCCCTGAAGTACACCGGCTGGGACGCCTACTCGAACAAGCAGCTCGCCTGGACCGCGATCTCGCTCGCCGGCGCGATCGCGCTGGTGATCGCGCTGCGCAACTACCGGGTGCTGTACCGCTACACCTACATCTTCGGCCTGGCCGGAATCGCGCTGCTGATCCTGCCGTTCATTCCCGGTCTCGGCGCCTCGGGGGCGAACGCCGACGTCTGGGTGTCGATCGGCGGACTGTT from Microbacterium sp. H1-D42 carries:
- a CDS encoding protein phosphatase 2C domain-containing protein, which translates into the protein MVFEGSSAAISHTGKVRSNNQDSGYSGANLFVVADGMGGHAGGDVASTIAIGRMEALDKAYADTDDAQASLQAAATTAATDLVRASKERPELAGLGTTLSAIIMVDDYAVIGHIGDSRIYLYRDDALTQITTDHTFVQRLVDSGRITLEEARYHPRRSVLMRVLSDMDIAPDLDMFVMPTQPGDRWMLCSDGLSGVVDELHIAKVMSLGLAPGRTADNLLKQALDGGAPDNVTVVLVDVGGAHPLSSGTPTIVGAASNPSDLPVPTARPSLSSWLHPVRQAANEPSHFEPDSDYFEEIIEEDRRRARRRRAAWLVGLFLAILALVGAGMLAYNWTQTRYFVGADDDSVVIFRGVQQSLGPISLSTEVHDTQILLADLPTYQRDSVERTINARSFADAVAITERLRGSVLAPVPESTPVPEIDPSATPTPGATTPAATTEVPTP
- a CDS encoding FHA domain-containing protein, encoding MSELMLLLLRVGFLVMLWFFVFGVVYSLRADLFGVRVRKMPAGEAGAVPVASTPARPPRPSGAGVKGATHLVITSGPKVGLEVPLGTADSMSIGRSSESGLVIRDDYTSSHHARLSRRGDIWTLQDLGSTNGTFLDGQRLSDAPVQVAIGTPIKVGATTFELRA